A region from the Sulfitobacter sp. D7 genome encodes:
- a CDS encoding WecB/TagA/CpsF family glycosyltransferase, which yields MKYGKGDAAVVVNVATRAALFQALRARFAKGQGFALATLNLDHLTKLPRNAGFAAAYHAQDLIVADGRPVVWLSQLAKQPVALMPGSDLIIPLCELAAEQSLPIAFFGSDEEALHGAAAALRARVPGLEICHIAAPPMGFDPESAEADTALRNIANSGARLCFLALGAPKQEMLAARGREVAPGVGFASVGAGLDFLAGRQRRAPKWMRMLALEWFWRALQSPARMVPRYARCFAILPRLTLEAWRTR from the coding sequence ATGAAGTATGGCAAGGGCGATGCCGCGGTGGTGGTTAATGTGGCGACAAGGGCCGCATTGTTTCAGGCCCTGCGCGCGCGCTTTGCCAAGGGCCAAGGATTCGCGCTTGCCACGCTCAACCTCGACCATCTGACCAAACTGCCCCGCAATGCGGGTTTTGCCGCTGCCTATCATGCGCAGGATCTGATCGTGGCCGATGGCCGCCCCGTTGTCTGGCTGTCGCAACTGGCCAAGCAGCCGGTTGCCTTGATGCCCGGCTCTGATCTGATCATCCCGCTTTGCGAATTGGCCGCCGAGCAATCGTTGCCCATCGCGTTCTTCGGCAGTGATGAGGAAGCCCTTCACGGGGCCGCAGCAGCCCTGCGGGCCCGTGTGCCGGGGCTGGAGATTTGCCACATCGCCGCCCCGCCGATGGGCTTTGACCCCGAAAGCGCCGAAGCGGATACCGCCCTGCGCAACATCGCCAACAGCGGGGCGCGTCTGTGTTTTCTGGCACTAGGTGCGCCCAAACAAGAGATGCTCGCCGCGCGCGGGCGTGAGGTTGCGCCGGGGGTGGGGTTCGCCTCTGTCGGGGCAGGATTGGATTTTTTGGCCGGGCGGCAGCGCCGTGCGCCGAAATGGATGCGGATGCTGGCTTTGGAATGGTTTTGGCGTGCCCTGCAGAGCCCGGCGCGGATGGTGCCGCGCTATGCGCGCTGTTTCGCGATCCTCCCGCGCCTGACGCTTGAGGCTTGGCGGACGCGCTAG
- a CDS encoding glycosyltransferase family 2 protein, which yields MSIGAVVIGRNEGARLERSLQALAGQVAQIVYVDSGSTDGSVAAARGLGAEVVELDMQQPFTAARARNAGVAALGEGITLVQFLDGDCILRDGWLAAAEAHLNAHPQLAVVCGRRREEHPQTSIYNSLIDAEWDTPPGEARACGGDALIRLEALRAVGGYRAEMIAGEEPELCQRLRRAGWQIWRLDAEMTWHDAQITRFSQWWRRSLRAGHAFAEGAALHGAGPDRHWVAETRRAVLWGALLPAVILLLALLTPWAAVGLMLLYPLQLLRLIWRGGAAWGFFTLLGKFPEALGVLKYHMRRDGRIIEYR from the coding sequence ATGAGCATCGGCGCCGTTGTCATCGGACGCAATGAAGGCGCCCGGCTGGAGCGGTCCTTGCAGGCTTTGGCGGGGCAGGTGGCGCAGATTGTCTATGTCGACAGCGGCTCAACCGATGGGTCCGTCGCTGCGGCGCGGGGGCTGGGCGCGGAAGTGGTCGAACTGGACATGCAGCAGCCCTTCACCGCCGCGCGGGCCCGCAATGCGGGCGTGGCGGCATTGGGCGAAGGGATTACGCTGGTGCAATTCCTTGATGGCGATTGCATCCTGCGGGACGGTTGGCTGGCGGCGGCTGAGGCCCATCTGAACGCGCATCCTCAACTCGCCGTGGTCTGCGGCAGACGTCGCGAGGAACATCCCCAAACCTCGATTTACAACAGTCTGATCGACGCAGAATGGGACACGCCGCCGGGCGAGGCGCGCGCCTGTGGTGGCGATGCGCTGATACGGCTTGAGGCGCTCCGCGCCGTGGGTGGCTACCGGGCAGAGATGATCGCCGGAGAAGAACCAGAACTGTGCCAGCGGCTGCGCCGGGCGGGTTGGCAGATATGGCGGCTCGACGCCGAGATGACATGGCATGACGCGCAGATCACCCGGTTCAGCCAGTGGTGGCGGCGCAGCCTGCGTGCTGGTCACGCCTTTGCCGAAGGGGCGGCGCTGCATGGCGCTGGTCCCGATCGCCATTGGGTGGCCGAGACGCGCCGCGCCGTGCTTTGGGGCGCGCTTTTGCCTGCGGTGATTTTGCTGCTGGCGCTGTTGACGCCGTGGGCCGCAGTCGGGCTGATGCTGCTCTACCCACTGCAACTCTTGCGGTTGATCTGGCGCGGGGGGGCGGCTTGGGGCTTTTTCACCCTGCTGGGCAAATTCCCCGAAGCCTTGGGCGTGCTGAAGTATCACATGCGCCGCGATGGGCGGATCATCGAATACCGCTGA
- a CDS encoding glycosyltransferase family 2 protein, whose translation MAANRSGHSHADQKAMAAVDRADCLSYHNGMKSPLHLLRRLRQRLHDARRRARFAASLQHLHGPSKLDVALGEVVLIALVRDGSYYLDAFFRHYRAMGVQHFVFIDNGSRDDTIARIKAQKGTVIDRCTLPLAEYEDLIRQYPAQTYGRNRWCLYVDMDEIFDFEGRSQIGIKGLTAYLEQQGYTALMAQMLEMFPKTSLAAAAGVPYKQALQSFLYYDISAVRKTDYHSPEIPFSALLADNDLSNDAVKFAFGGVRGKVFGENCCLTKHPLIFNGPEVTPAPHPHLSCGLRVADMTAVIKHYKFANDAAARDAETLGAGNLAHGEDARRMAVIGQNPDVSLFSLDARRWNRVELLYRAGFLVPSDSYSAHVAAWRDEHAA comes from the coding sequence GTGGCAGCTAATCGCTCGGGGCACAGTCACGCGGATCAGAAAGCCATGGCGGCAGTGGACCGCGCAGATTGCCTGTCGTATCACAACGGCATGAAATCGCCCCTGCATCTGCTCCGCCGCCTGCGCCAACGCCTGCACGACGCCCGCCGCCGGGCGCGCTTTGCCGCTTCCTTGCAGCATCTGCACGGGCCGAGCAAACTGGACGTGGCCCTGGGGGAGGTGGTGCTGATCGCCTTGGTGCGCGACGGCAGCTATTACCTCGACGCCTTTTTTCGCCATTACCGCGCGATGGGCGTGCAACATTTCGTTTTCATCGACAACGGCTCGCGCGATGACACCATCGCCCGGATCAAAGCGCAGAAAGGCACTGTGATCGACCGCTGCACCCTGCCGCTGGCCGAGTACGAAGACCTGATCCGCCAGTATCCCGCGCAGACCTATGGCAGAAATCGCTGGTGTCTCTATGTCGATATGGACGAGATTTTCGATTTCGAAGGGCGCAGCCAGATTGGCATCAAGGGGCTGACCGCCTATCTCGAACAGCAGGGCTATACCGCCTTAATGGCGCAGATGCTTGAGATGTTCCCCAAAACCAGCCTCGCTGCCGCGGCGGGGGTGCCCTATAAACAAGCGCTGCAATCCTTTCTCTATTATGACATCAGCGCGGTGCGCAAAACCGACTACCACAGTCCGGAAATTCCGTTCTCCGCGCTGCTGGCCGATAATGATCTTTCCAACGATGCGGTGAAGTTCGCCTTTGGCGGCGTGCGCGGCAAGGTCTTTGGAGAGAACTGTTGCCTGACGAAACATCCGCTGATCTTCAACGGGCCAGAGGTCACACCGGCGCCGCATCCGCATCTGTCCTGCGGGCTGCGCGTGGCGGATATGACGGCAGTGATCAAACACTACAAGTTCGCCAATGACGCCGCCGCGCGGGATGCCGAGACGCTGGGCGCGGGCAATCTGGCGCATGGCGAAGACGCACGCCGCATGGCGGTGATCGGGCAAAACCCCGATGTCTCGCTCTTCTCGCTGGACGCGCGGCGTTGGAACCGGGTCGAACTTCTGTACCGCGCGGGCTTTCTGGTACCCTCCGACAGCTACAGCGCCCATGTCGCCGCTTGGCGTGATGAGCATGCCGCATGA
- a CDS encoding GGDEF domain-containing protein, protein MSVGCHDPAVLDKLCPMHLLLSANGEIRHAGPTIQKLRPQSPLAGRHFLETVTVKRPRGIDGMKDLHRATGVKLHLAFRDSPRTELKGLLVPLGDRRLIVNLSFGISIFDGVQDYALTNADFAATDLAIEMLYLMEAKSAAMEASRRLNLRLQEARITAEEQAFTDTLTGLKNRRALNAVLERLITAGEGFAVMHVDLDYFKAVNDSLGHAAGDHVLQVVARIMQQETRSSDMVVRLGGDEFTVVLPDVRGEGILRRIGQRIIDRLEEPIRYKGEVCKVSASIGTVWIQRGDRRPREVVLANADAALYASKHAGRARHTFFDPALRAVAGPAAAPGQNGGS, encoded by the coding sequence ATGAGCGTAGGGTGCCATGATCCGGCGGTTCTGGACAAACTATGTCCGATGCATCTGCTGTTGTCTGCCAATGGCGAGATCCGCCACGCCGGGCCGACGATCCAAAAGCTGCGCCCGCAGTCCCCGTTGGCGGGGCGGCATTTTCTGGAAACCGTCACCGTTAAGCGGCCCCGCGGGATTGACGGGATGAAAGACCTGCACCGGGCCACGGGGGTAAAGCTGCACCTCGCCTTTCGCGATTCCCCCCGGACCGAGCTTAAGGGGCTGCTGGTGCCCTTGGGGGATCGGCGGCTGATCGTGAACCTCTCTTTCGGGATTTCGATTTTCGACGGGGTGCAGGACTATGCATTGACCAATGCGGATTTCGCCGCCACCGATCTGGCGATCGAGATGCTCTATCTGATGGAGGCGAAATCAGCCGCGATGGAGGCCTCCCGCCGCCTGAACCTGCGCCTGCAAGAGGCGCGAATCACTGCAGAGGAACAGGCCTTTACCGATACGCTGACGGGGCTGAAAAACCGCCGCGCGCTGAACGCGGTGCTGGAGCGGTTGATCACCGCCGGAGAGGGGTTCGCGGTGATGCATGTCGATCTCGATTACTTCAAGGCGGTGAATGACAGTCTGGGCCATGCCGCGGGCGATCATGTGCTGCAAGTTGTCGCCCGGATCATGCAACAAGAAACCCGAAGCTCTGACATGGTGGTGCGGTTGGGCGGAGATGAGTTCACCGTGGTTCTGCCCGATGTGCGCGGCGAGGGCATATTGAGGCGGATTGGCCAGCGGATCATCGACCGGCTGGAAGAGCCAATCCGCTACAAGGGGGAAGTTTGCAAGGTTTCCGCCAGCATCGGCACGGTCTGGATCCAGCGCGGCGATCGGCGACCGCGTGAGGTGGTTCTGGCCAATGCAGATGCCGCGCTCTATGCCTCGAAACACGCTGGCCGTGCGCGCCACACGTTCTTTGACCCCGCCCTGCGGGCCGTGGCCGGGCCTGCTGCCGCGCCCGGTCAAAACGGTGGCAGCTAA
- a CDS encoding heme NO-binding domain-containing protein, which translates to MHGLINRSIQNYFCANYGQRLWAEVASRAGLDFTEFEAMLTYSDHVTPAVLEAVCDVLDRPRAEVMEDVGTFLVAQPGYEAVRRLLRFGGVSFSDFLQSLDDLPDRTRLALSELHLPWVELREDPDGQYSLICEAPLVGYGYLMMGVLRAMADDYGALVLLEHCGRSDGIEVLKIILVEAEFSEGRRFELGARA; encoded by the coding sequence ATGCACGGGCTTATCAACCGCAGCATTCAGAACTACTTTTGTGCCAACTACGGGCAGAGACTTTGGGCCGAGGTGGCCTCTCGGGCCGGGTTGGACTTTACCGAATTCGAGGCGATGCTGACCTATTCGGATCATGTCACCCCGGCTGTCCTTGAGGCGGTCTGCGACGTGCTGGACCGACCCCGGGCCGAGGTGATGGAAGACGTCGGCACCTTTCTTGTGGCGCAACCGGGCTATGAGGCTGTGCGGCGTTTGCTGCGCTTTGGCGGGGTGAGCTTCAGTGACTTTTTGCAATCGCTCGACGATTTGCCGGACCGGACGCGCCTTGCCCTATCCGAACTGCATTTGCCTTGGGTCGAACTGCGCGAAGACCCCGATGGCCAGTATTCCTTGATCTGCGAAGCCCCGCTCGTTGGCTATGGCTACCTTATGATGGGGGTCTTGCGGGCCATGGCCGATGACTATGGCGCGCTGGTGCTGTTGGAACACTGTGGGCGATCGGATGGCATCGAGGTGCTGAAGATCATTTTGGTCGAGGCCGAATTCTCGGAAGGGCGCCGGTTTGAGCTTGGGGCGCGGGCATGA
- a CDS encoding DUF998 domain-containing protein produces the protein MSNDVTAPRQHSAPGFMICLGWVAILGCVIFAVSILIADFVVPNHDWIADTISDLGAGRYEFIVDIGIYAFSAALIACALLCAHVHFGDRWWSIATIGLALLGLIVFLVGARNEYGDRDSDGVVIHVYLVYALGLIMLTVPWLLSKGFADISAFLAKALKVISLLWLVSAPPFFFLPTGIDGIYERYLGLIAMAMVVLLGRFFIQRGKALNGGHG, from the coding sequence ATGAGCAATGACGTCACAGCCCCCCGGCAGCACAGCGCGCCGGGGTTTATGATTTGTCTGGGCTGGGTCGCCATCCTTGGCTGTGTGATATTCGCCGTCTCGATCCTGATCGCGGATTTTGTGGTGCCGAATCATGACTGGATCGCCGACACGATCAGCGATTTAGGTGCGGGGCGGTATGAATTCATCGTCGACATCGGCATCTATGCCTTCTCCGCCGCGCTGATTGCCTGCGCCCTGCTTTGTGCCCATGTGCATTTCGGCGATCGGTGGTGGAGCATCGCCACCATTGGCCTTGCCCTTCTGGGGCTCATCGTTTTTCTGGTCGGCGCAAGAAACGAATACGGGGACCGCGATTCCGATGGCGTGGTGATCCATGTCTATCTGGTCTACGCGCTTGGGCTGATTATGCTCACCGTGCCTTGGCTGCTGTCGAAAGGTTTCGCTGATATCTCTGCGTTCCTTGCCAAGGCGCTCAAGGTGATCTCGCTTCTGTGGCTGGTCTCCGCCCCGCCGTTCTTCTTCCTGCCCACCGGGATCGACGGCATCTATGAGCGCTATCTGGGGCTGATTGCCATGGCGATGGTGGTGCTTTTGGGGCGGTTCTTTATCCAGCGGGGCAAGGCATTGAACGGGGGGCACGGGTGA
- a CDS encoding DUF421 domain-containing protein, with the protein MFFDHVPLDILARALLLSAIPLTWVIFVVRVIGLRTFSKMTAFDFVATVATGSLLAGACQATTWPEFAQPTLAISALLGAQFVIARIRQASDQFEKVVQNEPVILMRDGEIFDAALSETRVARADLIAKLREANALRFSEVRAVVLETTGDISVLRGDTLEEGILEGARVIKD; encoded by the coding sequence ATGTTTTTCGACCACGTTCCGCTCGATATCCTCGCCCGGGCGCTCTTGCTTTCCGCCATTCCGCTGACTTGGGTGATCTTTGTGGTCCGCGTGATCGGGCTGCGCACTTTTTCAAAGATGACCGCCTTTGACTTCGTCGCCACGGTCGCCACAGGCTCGCTGCTTGCCGGGGCCTGTCAGGCCACCACTTGGCCAGAGTTTGCGCAGCCGACCTTAGCCATTTCCGCCCTGCTTGGTGCGCAATTCGTCATCGCGCGGATACGGCAAGCCTCTGACCAATTCGAAAAAGTCGTGCAGAACGAGCCCGTGATCCTGATGCGGGATGGTGAGATATTCGACGCCGCCCTAAGCGAAACCCGCGTCGCGCGCGCCGACCTGATTGCCAAGTTGCGGGAGGCCAATGCGCTGCGCTTTTCGGAGGTGCGTGCCGTTGTGTTGGAGACGACGGGCGATATCTCGGTCCTGCGTGGGGATACCCTCGAAGAGGGAATTCTTGAAGGCGCGCGGGTGATCAAGGATTAA
- a CDS encoding HAD family hydrolase, whose amino-acid sequence MDLRNVKGLLFDKDGTLFDFAATWEPWAEAFLLRVCDGEREMAARVGADIGFDLATRRFAPDSIAIAGTPQQVVDALAPHFPERPPSDLLELINAEAARAPQREAVPLRPFLQGLRDRGLRLGVATNDAEHPARAHLLAAGVVDMFDFIAGFDSGHGGKPSPGQLHAFATHVGLPASSIAMVGDSIHDLAAARVAGMGRIAVLTGPATAEDLAPHADLVLPDIGHLPGRLI is encoded by the coding sequence TTGGACTTAAGAAACGTTAAGGGTCTGCTCTTTGACAAGGACGGCACCCTTTTTGACTTTGCCGCGACTTGGGAACCTTGGGCCGAAGCCTTCTTGCTGCGGGTCTGTGATGGGGAGCGTGAAATGGCCGCGCGGGTCGGCGCAGACATTGGCTTTGACCTTGCCACCCGCCGCTTTGCCCCAGACAGTATCGCCATCGCTGGCACACCGCAGCAGGTGGTCGATGCCTTGGCCCCGCATTTCCCTGAACGGCCGCCTTCGGACCTTCTAGAATTAATCAATGCCGAGGCGGCCCGTGCGCCGCAGCGCGAGGCGGTGCCGCTCAGACCGTTTTTGCAGGGACTGCGCGACCGGGGGCTGCGCCTCGGCGTGGCGACCAATGATGCGGAACACCCCGCGCGCGCGCACCTGCTGGCGGCGGGGGTGGTTGATATGTTCGACTTTATCGCAGGGTTCGACAGTGGGCATGGGGGCAAGCCATCTCCGGGGCAGTTGCACGCCTTTGCGACGCATGTGGGCCTGCCGGCCTCCTCCATCGCGATGGTCGGCGACAGCATTCATGATCTAGCAGCCGCGCGCGTGGCGGGCATGGGGCGGATCGCGGTGTTGACCGGACCGGCCACAGCGGAAGATCTCGCCCCGCACGCCGATCTGGTCTTGCCGGATATCGGCCATTTGCCGGGGCGGTTGATTTAA
- a CDS encoding DUF3572 domain-containing protein, whose protein sequence is MSYTQDSAETLALQALGWLAANDDLLPVFLGSTGASEADLTKQASDPIFLGAVLDFLMMDDAWVIGFCDHLAIPYERIMQARAALPGGEQVHWT, encoded by the coding sequence ATGTCCTATACCCAAGATTCCGCCGAAACTTTGGCACTTCAGGCGCTGGGCTGGCTCGCGGCGAATGATGATCTATTGCCGGTGTTTCTGGGCAGTACGGGCGCGTCCGAAGCGGACCTAACGAAACAGGCCAGCGACCCTATTTTTCTGGGCGCTGTGCTGGATTTTCTGATGATGGACGACGCCTGGGTCATCGGGTTTTGCGACCATCTGGCGATACCCTATGAACGGATCATGCAAGCCCGCGCGGCGCTGCCCGGTGGGGAGCAGGTGCATTGGACTTAA
- a CDS encoding diguanylate cyclase, translating into MQGTILIADAIATNRIALKVKLCAAYYHVVQAENMEEALTCVRANPPDLVICALTLPGGGAADLCRALKASGDSAQLPVLAIGNGDQAVDRFAALEAGANDVLLKPLDCTLLLGRARSLIRARNAADEWEMRDDTSRALGLAEPAAQFTAEFTARSHCVIIHSDSAMSVNWAKHLRPQLRARLTLANPEEAIRAAAANGPPDAFVLVLPQDPVPATAALRLISTLRANAQTRHTGLLVVQLAPDAALAATALDLGADDLMTEGFNPAEMALRLHAILRRKRMTDQLRDTVRTGLKAAVFDPLTGLHNRRYALPHLDHIAEHALETARPFSVMVADLDHFKGINDRYGHAAGDSVLVQTAERLRNNLRGMDLVARIGGEEFLIVMPGTNLADAEKTAAAICADIGNRGFVVPGTPLPIHVTISIGLSVGPMEEEGRPLSSEALMAQADQALYAAKTHGRNRVNLSRPAA; encoded by the coding sequence GTGCAAGGGACCATCCTTATTGCAGATGCGATTGCAACCAATCGGATCGCCCTCAAGGTCAAGCTCTGTGCGGCATACTATCACGTCGTGCAGGCAGAGAATATGGAAGAGGCTTTGACCTGCGTGCGGGCCAACCCGCCGGATCTGGTGATCTGCGCCCTGACCCTGCCGGGTGGCGGGGCGGCGGACCTATGCCGCGCGCTCAAAGCCTCTGGCGATAGCGCGCAGCTTCCGGTGCTGGCCATCGGCAACGGCGATCAGGCGGTGGATAGGTTTGCCGCGCTCGAAGCGGGGGCAAACGACGTGTTGCTCAAACCGCTTGATTGCACGCTATTGCTAGGCCGGGCGCGCAGTCTCATCCGTGCCCGCAATGCGGCTGACGAATGGGAGATGCGCGATGACACGTCACGCGCGCTTGGGTTGGCGGAACCCGCGGCTCAATTTACGGCGGAATTCACAGCCCGCAGCCACTGTGTGATCATCCATTCCGACAGCGCGATGAGCGTGAATTGGGCCAAACACCTCCGCCCCCAACTGCGCGCGCGCCTCACCCTCGCCAACCCGGAGGAGGCCATTCGCGCCGCCGCCGCAAACGGGCCGCCAGACGCCTTTGTATTGGTCCTGCCTCAAGATCCCGTGCCTGCCACGGCGGCTCTGCGCCTAATCTCGACCCTACGCGCCAATGCGCAAACCCGCCATACCGGGCTGCTGGTGGTGCAACTGGCCCCGGATGCGGCGCTTGCTGCCACTGCCCTAGATCTGGGGGCAGACGATCTGATGACCGAAGGCTTCAACCCCGCGGAAATGGCCCTGCGTCTTCATGCGATCTTGCGGCGCAAACGGATGACGGACCAACTTCGCGATACGGTACGCACAGGACTGAAGGCTGCCGTTTTCGACCCTCTGACGGGGCTGCACAATCGCCGCTATGCCCTGCCCCATCTGGATCACATCGCGGAACATGCACTTGAAACCGCCCGCCCTTTTTCGGTGATGGTCGCCGATCTGGATCATTTCAAAGGCATCAATGACCGCTATGGCCATGCCGCGGGGGATTCGGTGCTGGTGCAAACGGCGGAACGGCTGCGCAACAATCTGCGCGGCATGGACCTTGTCGCGCGGATTGGCGGGGAGGAATTCCTTATCGTCATGCCGGGGACCAACCTTGCGGATGCCGAAAAAACGGCGGCGGCGATCTGTGCCGATATCGGCAATCGCGGCTTCGTCGTTCCCGGCACTCCCCTACCGATACATGTGACCATCAGCATCGGTCTCTCCGTCGGCCCGATGGAGGAAGAGGGCCGCCCGCTATCCTCGGAAGCGTTGATGGCTCAGGCGGATCAGGCCCTCTACGCTGCGAAAACCCACGGTCGAAACCGGGTGAACCTGAGCCGCCCCGCGGCTTGA
- a CDS encoding DMT family transporter, with protein MQQDRPLIGIALMMGFCIVAPVGDAVAKLLGASVPLGQVVLLRFALQALILFPIVWYSGRVWHMRGRVFRLTLLRTLLHMAGIAAMFTALKYLPLADAVAIAFVMPFFMLLLGKLILKEEVGPRRLGASIVGFLGTLLIVQPSFVDVGWPALLPIVVAVVFSFFMLVTRQVAKETDPISLQAVSGVMAVVMILPLLALGAITEFAPLQIIQPDAFDWTLLLGIGVLGTIAHLLMTWSLRFAPSATLAPMQYLEIPFATLLGLLIFSDLPNPLAGLGILISVSAGLYVIMRERATARDLAAAVVPPVAP; from the coding sequence ATGCAACAGGATCGGCCCCTTATCGGAATAGCCCTGATGATGGGCTTCTGCATCGTAGCGCCCGTGGGCGATGCGGTGGCCAAGCTACTGGGCGCTTCGGTCCCCTTGGGACAGGTGGTGCTGCTCCGCTTCGCCCTTCAGGCGCTGATCCTGTTTCCAATCGTGTGGTACTCTGGCCGCGTCTGGCACATGCGCGGGCGGGTGTTTCGGCTGACCCTTCTGCGCACCCTGCTGCATATGGCGGGCATTGCCGCCATGTTCACCGCGTTGAAATACCTGCCCCTCGCCGATGCCGTTGCCATTGCTTTCGTCATGCCTTTTTTCATGTTGCTGCTCGGCAAACTCATCTTAAAGGAAGAGGTCGGCCCAAGACGTTTGGGCGCGAGCATCGTTGGGTTTCTCGGTACGCTTCTCATCGTGCAGCCGAGTTTCGTGGACGTCGGCTGGCCCGCACTGCTGCCGATCGTCGTGGCGGTCGTCTTTTCATTCTTCATGCTGGTCACCCGCCAGGTCGCCAAGGAGACGGACCCGATCAGCCTGCAGGCCGTGAGCGGGGTGATGGCTGTCGTGATGATCCTGCCGTTGCTGGCGCTCGGCGCCATCACGGAGTTCGCGCCTTTGCAGATCATACAACCCGATGCCTTCGACTGGACCCTGCTGCTCGGCATCGGGGTTCTCGGTACGATCGCGCATCTGCTGATGACATGGTCCTTGCGCTTTGCCCCATCGGCCACATTGGCGCCGATGCAATACCTTGAAATCCCCTTCGCCACGCTGCTTGGTTTGCTCATCTTCTCCGACCTGCCCAATCCACTCGCAGGTTTGGGCATTCTGATCAGCGTCAGCGCGGGTCTCTACGTGATCATGCGCGAGCGGGCCACTGCGCGTGATCTGGCCGCAGCAGTTGTGCCGCCAGTGGCGCCATAA
- a CDS encoding thiamine diphosphokinase: MTTSDQIVRDHKPVTLLGGGEVFEGDIGAALALAPTCVAADSGAALALAAGVELAAVIGDFDSAPAEVLARIPSERCHRVAEQESTDFDKALTRIDAPLVLGVGFTGARLDHQLAAFNTLATYPDRPCILLGAHEIVLLAQPRITLPTEAGDVVSLMPLAPVTGRSRRLEWPIDGLDFAPGGRVGTSNRALGPVALEMDGPDMLLILPRRLMAPLAAQLLRPDHAQWPARA, translated from the coding sequence TTGACCACTTCAGACCAAATCGTGCGGGACCACAAACCAGTCACGCTGCTCGGCGGCGGAGAGGTCTTTGAGGGAGACATCGGCGCGGCACTGGCGCTGGCACCCACCTGCGTTGCGGCCGACAGTGGCGCCGCGCTGGCTCTGGCGGCAGGGGTGGAATTGGCGGCGGTCATCGGCGATTTCGATTCCGCCCCGGCAGAGGTGTTGGCACGGATCCCATCAGAGCGGTGTCACCGGGTCGCCGAGCAAGAGAGCACGGATTTCGACAAGGCGCTGACCCGGATCGACGCGCCGCTGGTGCTGGGGGTTGGTTTTACCGGGGCGCGGCTGGACCATCAGCTTGCGGCCTTTAATACGCTCGCCACCTATCCGGATCGGCCCTGCATCTTGTTGGGCGCGCATGAGATCGTGCTGCTCGCGCAGCCGCGCATCACCCTACCGACGGAGGCGGGGGATGTGGTCTCTCTCATGCCATTGGCGCCGGTGACGGGGCGCAGTCGTAGATTGGAATGGCCGATTGACGGGCTGGATTTTGCGCCTGGTGGCCGAGTTGGCACGTCGAACCGCGCTTTGGGGCCCGTCGCGCTTGAGATGGACGGCCCCGATATGCTGCTGATCCTGCCGCGTCGTCTTATGGCGCCACTGGCGGCACAACTGCTGCGGCCAGATCACGCGCAGTGGCCCGCTCGCGCATGA
- a CDS encoding DUF2842 domain-containing protein: protein MALSYKARRRWALVILLIGLPSYIAVAVWTVAQFDRPPVLLELGIYVALGIVWALPFKFVFKGIGQADPDAGDDQ, encoded by the coding sequence ATGGCGCTGAGCTATAAGGCACGCCGCCGTTGGGCGCTGGTCATCCTACTGATCGGACTGCCGAGCTATATTGCCGTGGCGGTCTGGACGGTGGCCCAGTTCGACCGCCCGCCGGTGCTGCTTGAGCTTGGCATCTATGTCGCCCTTGGCATCGTCTGGGCGCTTCCGTTCAAATTTGTCTTTAAGGGCATCGGACAGGCAGACCCGGATGCGGGCGACGATCAGTAA